In Paenibacillus guangzhouensis, a single window of DNA contains:
- a CDS encoding GrpB family protein — protein sequence MDFIEVVAYKQEWHDQFLVLAGELRRALGETAMRIDHIGSTSVAGLAAKPIIDIQISVRCLQTMEQYQIALENAGYRYHSDNDDLSKRYFREGPENPRIHIHVREAGSWSEQLNLLFRDYLREQPEACKKYEEVKYGLAERYRNDREAYVRGKEEVVWAILRQAHGWSMHEGWKPGVSDA from the coding sequence ATGGATTTCATCGAAGTAGTGGCATACAAGCAGGAATGGCATGATCAATTCCTTGTGCTTGCTGGAGAGCTGCGGCGAGCGCTCGGCGAGACCGCTATGCGTATCGACCACATCGGTTCGACATCGGTAGCAGGGTTGGCCGCTAAGCCAATAATCGATATTCAAATCTCTGTTCGTTGTTTGCAGACAATGGAACAATATCAGATCGCATTGGAAAATGCAGGCTACCGCTACCATTCAGATAATGATGACCTGAGCAAACGGTATTTTCGTGAAGGCCCAGAAAACCCGAGAATACATATCCATGTGCGTGAAGCAGGCAGTTGGTCCGAGCAATTGAATTTATTATTTCGTGATTACCTTAGGGAACAGCCTGAAGCATGCAAAAAGTACGAAGAAGTCAAATATGGCCTCGCTGAGCGATATCGGAATGATCGAGAGGCTTATGTTCGTGGGAAGGAAGAGGTTGTATGGGCGATCCTTCGACAAGCCCATGGTTGGAGTATGCATGAGGGCTGGAAACCTGGAGTATCGGATGCATAG
- the gcvPA gene encoding aminomethyl-transferring glycine dehydrogenase subunit GcvPA, with protein MKHRYLPMTPQDQAEMLKVIGMDSMDQLFQDIPAEVRYQGTLPISEALDEISLLRHMKQLSDQNADFDRYTSFLGAGIYDHHVPVVINHVISRSEFYTAYTPYQPEISQGELQAIFEFQSYICELTGMAVANASMYDGATALAEAGSLAAGATRRKQLIVSRTVHPEARQILQTSARGLNLEIVEIDFQNGVTDLEQLKSQMSADTAAVLIQSPNFFGCIEDIKAIGEMIHAHKGLLVVSANPLSLGILESPGKLGADVVIGDAQPFGIAASLGGPTCGYFAVTESLMRKMPGRIVGQTLDRDGKRGFVLTLQAREQHIRREKATSNICSNQALLALCASVYLSTMGKQGIQDVARLNIQKSHYAANMIRQSERLAVAYTSPFFNEFVVRLPDGANPAQINEQLLASGYLSGYDLGHAYPELQGHLLIAVTERRTKDEIDQFVTRLEACL; from the coding sequence ATGAAACATCGCTATCTGCCTATGACGCCACAAGATCAAGCCGAAATGCTCAAAGTAATCGGGATGGATTCCATGGATCAGTTATTCCAAGACATCCCTGCAGAAGTGCGCTATCAAGGCACACTCCCCATCTCAGAAGCACTGGATGAAATATCTCTCCTTCGCCATATGAAACAATTGTCCGATCAGAATGCTGATTTTGATCGATATACAAGCTTCTTAGGGGCAGGGATCTATGATCATCACGTCCCCGTTGTCATAAATCATGTCATTTCCCGCTCTGAATTCTATACCGCCTATACACCCTATCAACCTGAGATCAGTCAGGGTGAACTGCAAGCGATCTTCGAATTTCAATCCTATATCTGTGAACTAACAGGTATGGCAGTCGCCAATGCTAGTATGTATGACGGGGCAACCGCTCTTGCAGAAGCTGGTTCGCTAGCTGCTGGCGCAACGAGACGGAAGCAGCTCATCGTCTCGCGTACGGTGCATCCTGAAGCACGTCAAATCCTGCAGACATCTGCGCGCGGTCTTAATCTCGAGATCGTAGAAATCGATTTTCAGAATGGTGTTACCGATCTTGAACAGCTCAAATCGCAAATGAGTGCGGATACCGCCGCTGTCCTCATTCAATCCCCTAACTTCTTTGGCTGTATCGAGGATATTAAGGCTATTGGCGAGATGATTCATGCGCACAAAGGATTACTGGTTGTTAGCGCGAATCCGTTATCGCTCGGCATACTGGAGAGTCCCGGCAAGCTTGGCGCGGATGTCGTCATTGGAGATGCACAGCCATTCGGGATTGCGGCGTCATTAGGCGGGCCCACTTGCGGTTACTTCGCTGTAACGGAATCCCTGATGCGCAAGATGCCGGGACGAATCGTTGGGCAGACATTAGACCGTGATGGCAAGCGCGGCTTCGTCTTAACGCTGCAAGCGAGAGAGCAGCATATTCGCAGAGAAAAAGCGACCTCCAACATTTGCTCGAACCAGGCACTGCTTGCGCTATGCGCGTCAGTGTACCTATCCACGATGGGCAAGCAAGGCATTCAAGATGTGGCACGCTTGAACATCCAGAAATCACATTATGCTGCAAATATGATTCGACAATCTGAACGTCTCGCTGTGGCGTATACCTCCCCGTTTTTCAATGAATTCGTTGTCCGCTTGCCGGACGGGGCGAATCCGGCTCAGATCAATGAGCAACTGCTCGCATCAGGATATCTAAGCGGATATGATCTAGGCCATGCCTATCCTGAATTACAGGGGCATTTATTAATTGCCGTCACCGAACGGAGAACCAAAGACGAGATTGATCAATTCGTAACACGTCTGGAGGCATGTCTATGA
- a CDS encoding MarR family winged helix-turn-helix transcriptional regulator, translated as MESYLERFQRAMDLVHKKVNSEVIEKLPAGITPPQIMMLFRLYKLGLCKLSQLAECLEVKPSSITVMIDRLEKSGYVARQSDPNDRRIVLVQLTDKGHEVLKETGKLRDQALEPLVADLTKTELVALVETFEKITSKFTEQDKA; from the coding sequence ATGGAGTCATATCTAGAACGATTTCAGAGAGCAATGGATCTCGTACACAAGAAAGTCAATAGCGAAGTGATTGAGAAGCTGCCTGCGGGAATAACACCGCCTCAAATCATGATGCTGTTTCGTTTGTACAAACTAGGATTGTGCAAACTATCACAGCTTGCGGAATGCTTGGAAGTGAAGCCAAGCTCCATCACGGTGATGATCGATCGATTGGAGAAAAGCGGCTATGTCGCTCGTCAATCGGATCCGAATGACCGGCGCATTGTGCTCGTCCAGTTGACTGACAAAGGACATGAAGTCCTCAAAGAGACTGGAAAACTGCGTGATCAAGCGCTTGAACCGTTAGTAGCGGACCTCACCAAGACAGAATTGGTTGCGCTCGTCGAGACATTTGAGAAAATCACCTCAAAGTTCACAGAACAGGACAAAGCGTAG
- a CDS encoding LacI family DNA-binding transcriptional regulator encodes MANIKEIAKLAGVSIATVSRVLNQHPYVREDKRAAVLEAVEKLNYSQNMNAVHLVKGKTSMIAVVLPYVNHPYFGSMIDGIANASLACDYKLVLCQTDYRAEEEQKVLDMLRMKQVDGIVFCSKTMSWDEIEPYAVYGPIIACENAGDRAISSVFIDHYGSFKLGMDYLIGKGHRKIGYFIGRGDSYSNRNRKQAYYDALHAIGEEPCSDWQFERIFDFERGVEVVHNMLAMENRPTALLGGGDHPAAAIVAEARKHGIQVPEDLAVIGLDNQPIAEVLGITTIEQSMYDVGTYAFEILYERMNDKTLPPARKELPYRLIERTTV; translated from the coding sequence ATGGCGAATATTAAGGAAATTGCGAAGCTAGCTGGCGTATCGATCGCAACGGTATCGCGCGTGCTCAATCAGCACCCGTATGTTCGGGAAGACAAGCGTGCTGCCGTGCTCGAAGCGGTGGAGAAGCTCAATTATTCCCAAAATATGAATGCGGTCCACCTTGTCAAAGGGAAGACATCAATGATTGCGGTCGTTCTGCCGTATGTCAATCATCCGTACTTTGGGAGTATGATCGACGGGATTGCCAATGCTTCTCTTGCTTGCGATTACAAGCTGGTCTTATGCCAGACGGATTATCGGGCGGAAGAAGAGCAGAAGGTGCTGGATATGCTCCGGATGAAGCAGGTTGACGGGATTGTGTTCTGTTCCAAAACGATGTCATGGGATGAAATCGAACCTTATGCCGTGTATGGTCCTATTATCGCTTGTGAGAATGCAGGGGATCGAGCGATTTCGTCGGTATTTATCGATCATTATGGTAGCTTCAAGCTGGGGATGGATTATCTTATCGGCAAGGGCCACCGCAAGATCGGTTATTTTATCGGCCGCGGCGACAGCTACAGCAACCGAAATCGTAAACAAGCCTATTACGATGCTCTGCATGCAATTGGCGAGGAGCCTTGTTCAGACTGGCAGTTTGAACGTATTTTTGATTTTGAGCGCGGGGTTGAAGTCGTTCACAATATGTTAGCTATGGAAAATCGACCGACAGCGCTACTAGGTGGAGGGGATCATCCTGCCGCTGCGATCGTCGCCGAGGCGAGAAAGCATGGGATCCAAGTACCTGAGGATCTAGCGGTCATCGGATTGGATAATCAGCCCATTGCGGAAGTGCTCGGCATCACGACGATCGAACAATCGATGTATGATGTCGGGACTTACGCCTTTGAGATTCTATATGAGCGAATGAATGATAAGACGTTACCGCCAGCGCGAAAAGAGTTACCCTATCGGCTGATTGAGCGTACGACGGTCTGA
- a CDS encoding luciferase domain-containing protein, whose translation MTLSVKQVIREQLLSWPDVTQKPHRFGGIEFLYQGKEIGHLHGEDLVDILLPRSSRDQFIAEGRAAHHHLYPDSNWISIYMKSAEDLANAVELLRFKYTMMSVK comes from the coding sequence ATGACGTTATCCGTCAAGCAAGTCATACGTGAGCAATTGTTATCTTGGCCAGACGTCACACAGAAACCCCATCGATTTGGGGGGATCGAATTTCTGTATCAGGGCAAAGAAATAGGGCATCTGCATGGTGAGGATCTGGTTGATATTCTACTGCCGAGATCTTCACGAGATCAGTTCATTGCGGAAGGGCGCGCAGCGCATCATCATCTCTATCCGGATTCGAATTGGATCTCCATCTATATGAAGTCGGCAGAAGATCTTGCGAACGCGGTGGAATTGCTTCGATTCAAATACACGATGATGAGCGTCAAATGA
- a CDS encoding GNAT family N-acetyltransferase, giving the protein MNLTLRQARLADAPMLAILNQELIRAEQSVNPMNLAQLTERMVRFLQEQWEAQILLSQGEIVGYALYQYRSNEVNPGKLQVYVRQYMIRDAYRRRGYGRAGIRLLQSNVFPESTELIIDVLESNPEGRQFWASMGFAAYCTTMKL; this is encoded by the coding sequence ATGAACCTAACCCTTCGACAAGCACGCCTTGCGGATGCTCCCATGTTGGCTATACTCAATCAAGAACTTATTCGAGCTGAGCAGAGTGTTAATCCCATGAATCTAGCGCAACTAACCGAACGGATGGTTCGTTTCTTGCAGGAGCAGTGGGAAGCCCAGATTCTCTTATCTCAAGGAGAGATTGTGGGCTATGCCTTGTATCAATACCGATCAAATGAGGTTAACCCGGGAAAACTGCAAGTCTATGTACGACAATATATGATCCGGGATGCCTATCGTAGGCGCGGGTATGGAAGAGCTGGAATCAGACTGCTTCAGTCGAATGTATTTCCGGAGTCGACAGAACTGATCATTGATGTTCTTGAGAGCAATCCCGAAGGACGACAATTCTGGGCGAGTATGGGATTCGCAGCTTACTGCACAACAATGAAATTGTAA
- the cls gene encoding cardiolipin synthase yields the protein MVLAIAVIFIERRNVGNTWAWLMVLLFLPGIGFILYLLFGQNISKRKIYKIPKEQHENMNQMVRAQQQFFREGQIHFQDGANTDYQDMIYMNLSTAKSILTQDNDITIYTDGHEKFDALIESILQAKHHVHLMYYIVRDDHLGRRLIDALTLKARENVNVRFLYDDIGSAGLSRQFFKPLIDAGGQVAAFFPSRIPYVNFRLNYRNHRKLAIIDGTVGFIGGFNVGDEYLGLDKRYGYWRDTHLKMNGSSVFQMQAQFILDWDLASTQQLREMEQYFVPVERTGRDAVQIVSSGPNSTQEQIKNACIKLINSAKETLYLQSPYFVPDETMQNALRMAVLSGVDVRIMIPAVPDHKIVHLATYSYLGELLRIGAKCYLYQKGFLHAKTMVADGKVATVGTANMDIRSFKLNFEVNAFLYGGETPSKLHAIFEEDMKDAVRLTREMYEARPRMHKIGESLTRLISPIL from the coding sequence ATGGTCTTAGCGATTGCGGTCATTTTCATTGAGAGGCGTAATGTAGGAAATACGTGGGCTTGGCTGATGGTCCTGTTATTTCTCCCGGGGATCGGATTTATTCTATATCTCCTGTTCGGTCAGAACATTAGCAAACGCAAAATATATAAGATTCCCAAAGAGCAACATGAAAATATGAATCAGATGGTTCGGGCTCAGCAGCAATTTTTCAGGGAAGGTCAGATTCATTTCCAAGATGGGGCCAATACGGATTACCAGGACATGATCTATATGAACCTATCGACGGCTAAATCGATATTAACCCAGGATAATGACATCACGATCTATACGGATGGTCATGAGAAATTCGATGCGCTCATCGAATCGATCTTACAGGCGAAGCATCACGTTCATCTTATGTATTACATCGTACGGGATGATCATCTCGGCCGTCGTCTGATTGACGCGCTAACGCTCAAAGCACGCGAGAATGTAAATGTTCGATTTTTATATGATGATATTGGTAGCGCGGGATTATCTCGGCAGTTCTTCAAGCCGCTGATTGATGCTGGTGGACAAGTCGCGGCCTTCTTCCCGTCGAGGATCCCTTATGTGAATTTTCGCTTGAACTATCGGAATCATCGGAAGCTTGCGATCATCGATGGCACGGTCGGATTCATTGGCGGATTTAATGTAGGGGATGAATATCTCGGACTCGATAAGCGTTACGGTTATTGGCGAGATACCCACTTGAAGATGAATGGCAGCAGTGTGTTCCAGATGCAAGCACAGTTCATTCTAGACTGGGATTTGGCCTCAACGCAGCAATTGAGGGAGATGGAACAATATTTCGTGCCTGTAGAACGGACGGGCCGCGATGCCGTTCAGATTGTATCCAGTGGGCCGAACAGTACCCAAGAGCAGATTAAGAACGCGTGCATTAAGCTTATTAATTCTGCGAAAGAAACGTTATATTTGCAATCGCCATATTTTGTTCCGGATGAGACGATGCAGAATGCACTTCGGATGGCCGTCTTGTCTGGCGTCGATGTGCGTATCATGATTCCAGCGGTGCCAGATCATAAAATCGTCCATCTTGCAACCTATTCCTATCTGGGAGAGCTCCTCCGAATTGGAGCGAAATGTTATCTCTATCAGAAAGGTTTCTTGCATGCCAAGACGATGGTCGCCGATGGCAAAGTCGCTACGGTTGGTACGGCGAATATGGATATTCGGAGTTTTAAGCTCAACTTCGAGGTCAACGCGTTTTTGTATGGGGGAGAGACGCCTTCCAAGCTGCACGCCATTTTCGAAGAGGATATGAAGGATGCCGTTCGCTTAACGCGTGAGATGTACGAAGCGCGGCCGCGTATGCATAAGATTGGAGAATCGCTGACGCGATTAATCTCCCCAATCCTATAG
- the gcvH gene encoding glycine cleavage system protein GcvH, protein MSEVKPNLRYSEEHEWAEVISENTIRIGISDHAQHQLGDIVFIEFPEVGYEVTAGDSMGSIESVKTVSELYSPVTGKVIRVNTQLETEPELVNNEPYAGGWLVEVEVDGTADDAVQLLLTADAYSELTKD, encoded by the coding sequence ATGAGTGAAGTAAAACCAAACTTGCGTTATAGTGAAGAGCATGAATGGGCTGAAGTGATCTCGGAGAATACAATCCGAATTGGCATATCGGATCATGCGCAGCATCAGCTTGGGGATATTGTATTCATTGAATTTCCCGAAGTCGGTTATGAAGTGACAGCCGGTGACAGTATGGGGTCGATCGAATCGGTCAAGACGGTCTCGGAATTGTACAGCCCTGTTACTGGGAAAGTCATTCGCGTCAACACGCAGCTCGAGACGGAGCCTGAACTCGTGAATAATGAGCCTTATGCAGGCGGCTGGCTTGTTGAGGTGGAGGTCGACGGAACGGCGGACGATGCGGTACAACTTCTGTTAACCGCAGATGCTTACAGTGAATTAACCAAAGATTAA
- the gcvPB gene encoding aminomethyl-transferring glycine dehydrogenase subunit GcvPB has protein sequence MSQNQALIFELSQPGRVAYALPECDVPEVSLSEWIPESYLRTEPAALPEVYEVDVIRHYTALSRRNFGIDNGFYPLGSCTMKYNPKINEDVARFAGFAKIHPYQPESSIQGALGMMYTLQQDIAALTGMDQVTLQPAAGAHGEWTGLMMIRAYHESRGEVRTKVIVPDTSHGTNPASATVAGFDTITIPSNARGHVDLDALRSVVGQDTAALMLTNPNTLGLFEEQIVEIAHIVHEAGGLLYYDGANSNAIMGITRPGDMGFDVVHLNLHKTMSTPHGGGGPGAGPVGVKGILAPFLPKPIVGQREDGSYYLDDNIPQSIGRVKAYYGNFGILVRAYTYIRTYGPEGLRQVSENAVLNANYMMHRLAPYYEIPYPGVCKHEFVMSGKSFKEYGVRTLDIAKRLLDFGYHPPTIYFPLNVEECIMIEPTETESKETLDGFIDTMIRIAEEAATNPELLLNAPYDTAVRRLDETQAARKPVLNCSCG, from the coding sequence ATGAGTCAGAATCAAGCTTTAATCTTCGAACTAAGTCAACCAGGACGTGTCGCCTATGCATTACCTGAATGCGATGTTCCGGAAGTCAGCTTATCCGAATGGATCCCTGAATCCTACCTTCGTACGGAACCAGCGGCACTCCCAGAAGTCTACGAAGTTGATGTCATAAGGCATTACACCGCCCTGTCGCGTCGAAACTTCGGGATTGATAATGGCTTCTACCCGCTTGGATCCTGTACGATGAAATACAATCCGAAGATTAATGAAGATGTGGCGCGGTTCGCTGGGTTCGCGAAGATCCATCCATACCAGCCGGAATCGAGCATCCAGGGAGCGCTTGGTATGATGTATACCTTACAGCAAGATATCGCTGCGCTTACTGGCATGGATCAGGTTACGCTTCAACCTGCTGCGGGTGCGCACGGCGAGTGGACGGGACTCATGATGATTCGAGCGTATCACGAGTCTCGAGGTGAGGTTCGCACGAAGGTAATCGTTCCGGATACGTCACACGGCACGAACCCTGCCAGTGCTACCGTCGCCGGCTTCGATACCATTACGATCCCATCGAATGCTCGCGGCCATGTCGATCTGGATGCCTTGCGTTCTGTCGTGGGTCAAGATACGGCAGCGCTGATGTTGACGAATCCGAATACGCTAGGACTCTTCGAGGAGCAAATCGTCGAGATCGCTCATATCGTTCATGAAGCAGGCGGTCTTCTCTATTATGACGGTGCCAACTCGAATGCTATCATGGGCATTACGCGTCCTGGCGATATGGGGTTCGATGTCGTGCACTTAAATCTGCATAAGACGATGAGCACACCGCATGGCGGCGGCGGACCAGGGGCTGGACCTGTCGGAGTCAAGGGCATTCTTGCGCCATTCCTCCCGAAGCCGATTGTCGGTCAGCGCGAGGATGGCAGTTATTATTTGGATGACAACATCCCGCAATCAATCGGTCGTGTCAAAGCCTATTACGGCAACTTCGGCATTCTTGTACGGGCCTACACGTATATTCGTACCTATGGGCCGGAAGGATTACGCCAAGTCTCGGAGAATGCTGTCTTGAACGCAAACTATATGATGCATCGCCTAGCACCTTATTACGAAATTCCTTACCCAGGTGTATGCAAACATGAATTCGTCATGTCCGGCAAGAGCTTCAAGGAATATGGCGTGCGAACACTCGATATTGCCAAACGCCTGCTCGACTTCGGCTATCATCCACCGACGATCTACTTCCCGCTGAATGTGGAAGAATGCATCATGATCGAACCGACGGAGACAGAGAGCAAAGAAACACTGGATGGGTTCATCGATACGATGATTCGAATTGCGGAAGAAGCAGCGACGAATCCAGAGCTGCTGCTGAATGCACCGTATGATACGGCCGTACGGCGTCTCGATGAGACGCAAGCCGCTCGCAAGCCTGTACTCAACTGCAGCTGCGGGTAA
- the gcvT gene encoding glycine cleavage system aminomethyltransferase GcvT: protein MTQLRRTPLYPLYASHAGVRCIDFGGWELPVQFLGIQKEHEAVRQQAGLFDVSHMGEFIVTGEGAEAFLGRMTTNDVTKLHDGQAQYTCMCYSNGGVVDDLLVYRISAEHYMLVVNASNIDKDWDWLTLHQPSHVQMENVSDQTALLAIQGPLAEKILQQATDAPLAEIAGFEFIHDTSVCGVQTLISRTGYTGEDGFELYLRASDAPAVWTELLELGEGLGLVPAGLGARDTLRFEAKLPLYGQELTANITPLEAGLGMFVKLDKGDFIGQEALAYQKQTGVPRRLVGIELIDRGIPRSHYPVYADGVRIGEVTTGTQSPTLKRNLGLALIDTKYAAVDTEVEVEIRGKILRAKIVPAPFYRNPTRSTGGMKSK from the coding sequence ATGACTCAGCTTCGCAGAACGCCACTTTATCCACTCTACGCAAGCCATGCCGGTGTCCGTTGTATTGATTTCGGCGGATGGGAACTGCCCGTCCAATTTCTTGGCATTCAGAAAGAACACGAAGCCGTACGACAACAAGCTGGTTTGTTCGATGTCTCGCATATGGGTGAGTTCATCGTCACGGGCGAAGGTGCAGAAGCCTTCCTCGGGCGTATGACGACAAACGATGTCACCAAGCTCCATGATGGTCAAGCACAATATACCTGCATGTGTTATTCAAATGGCGGCGTCGTCGATGATCTGTTGGTATATCGCATCTCGGCTGAGCATTACATGCTCGTCGTGAATGCCTCGAATATCGATAAAGATTGGGATTGGCTCACATTACATCAGCCAAGTCATGTGCAAATGGAGAATGTATCCGATCAGACGGCTCTCCTCGCGATCCAAGGTCCTTTGGCTGAAAAAATCTTGCAGCAAGCAACAGATGCACCACTTGCGGAAATAGCCGGATTCGAATTCATCCACGATACGTCTGTCTGCGGCGTACAGACGCTAATCTCACGTACAGGATATACCGGTGAAGATGGGTTCGAATTATATTTACGTGCGTCGGATGCTCCGGCTGTATGGACAGAGCTGCTAGAACTTGGTGAAGGGTTGGGGCTAGTGCCTGCAGGTCTTGGCGCGCGGGATACACTTCGATTCGAAGCCAAATTGCCGCTCTACGGCCAAGAATTAACAGCTAATATTACCCCTCTCGAAGCTGGTCTAGGGATGTTCGTGAAGCTTGACAAAGGAGATTTTATTGGACAGGAAGCACTCGCATATCAGAAGCAGACAGGCGTCCCTCGCAGACTTGTTGGCATTGAGCTGATCGATCGCGGTATCCCAAGATCCCATTATCCCGTCTATGCAGATGGCGTCCGAATCGGCGAAGTAACGACGGGGACACAATCCCCTACGCTCAAACGTAATCTTGGACTTGCATTGATAGATACAAAATATGCGGCTGTGGATACCGAAGTCGAAGTGGAAATACGCGGCAAAATACTTCGCGCCAAAATTGTACCCGCTCCATTCTATCGAAATCCAACACGTTCAACGGGAGGCATGAAATCAAAATGA
- a CDS encoding Cof-type HAD-IIB family hydrolase, with protein MGRPIVFFDIDGTLLNEQKEILASTRIAIRELQQQGVYTAIATGRTPILFEDIRQTLGIDSYVAMNGQYVVFEGQVIYDNPIPQEELIQLQSEMQRNNSPYAYVSHDDFKSSEANHPYIRESFGDTKITYPAVDPTFHLRAPIYQAIVFCEEEKLSHYIDRFPHFTFLPWHTYALDILPKGCSKAIGISKMLEHGRFSLSDSYAFGDNNNDLEMLSLVGTGVAMGNALPETKAVADMITASCEDDGIYHGLVELGLISPVLMK; from the coding sequence ATGGGAAGACCTATCGTATTCTTCGATATTGACGGTACATTGTTGAATGAGCAAAAAGAAATTCTAGCATCAACCCGCATCGCCATCCGTGAATTACAGCAGCAAGGCGTATATACAGCGATTGCGACAGGCAGAACGCCAATATTGTTCGAAGATATTCGGCAAACGCTGGGCATTGACTCTTATGTCGCGATGAACGGGCAATATGTCGTTTTCGAAGGACAAGTTATTTATGATAACCCGATACCACAAGAAGAGCTGATCCAGCTTCAATCCGAAATGCAGCGCAATAACAGTCCCTATGCTTATGTCAGTCATGACGATTTCAAATCGAGTGAGGCGAATCATCCCTATATCCGAGAATCCTTCGGAGATACGAAGATCACGTATCCTGCCGTTGATCCGACCTTCCATCTTCGTGCGCCGATTTATCAAGCCATCGTATTTTGCGAGGAAGAGAAGCTCAGCCATTATATCGACCGCTTTCCACACTTTACATTTTTACCTTGGCACACGTATGCATTAGATATTCTTCCCAAAGGCTGCTCCAAAGCGATCGGCATTTCCAAAATGTTAGAACACGGCCGTTTCAGCCTCAGTGACAGCTATGCCTTCGGTGACAACAACAACGATCTGGAGATGCTCTCCCTCGTCGGAACGGGCGTTGCGATGGGCAATGCGCTTCCAGAGACAAAAGCCGTTGCAGATATGATCACCGCTTCATGTGAAGATGACGGTATTTATCACGGTCTTGTTGAGCTTGGCTTAATATCTCCTGTTTTGATGAAATGA
- a CDS encoding tetratricopeptide repeat protein, translating to MEKLDEAIGLRERGEHEAARDILLQLVVDMPMSPEVWYQCAWIHDVMGLEREAAPYYVRALELGIMGEDRQGAFLGLGSTYRTLGMYEESKAVLERAMAEFPAQREYPVFYAMTLYNLQEHSQAMQILLEQLAETSADQGVQTYRKAIAFYADKLDQRWD from the coding sequence ATGGAAAAGTTAGATGAGGCGATTGGGCTTCGCGAGCGTGGTGAACATGAGGCGGCGAGAGACATTCTGCTCCAATTGGTGGTGGACATGCCGATGTCTCCGGAGGTGTGGTATCAATGCGCCTGGATTCATGATGTGATGGGCCTGGAACGTGAAGCAGCACCTTATTATGTACGAGCACTAGAACTCGGAATTATGGGGGAAGATCGGCAAGGCGCATTCCTTGGTCTCGGCAGCACGTATCGGACGCTTGGGATGTACGAAGAATCCAAGGCGGTTTTGGAACGGGCAATGGCTGAGTTTCCGGCGCAGCGAGAGTATCCAGTGTTCTATGCCATGACGCTCTACAATTTGCAAGAGCACAGTCAAGCGATGCAAATCCTGTTGGAACAATTAGCTGAGACAAGCGCCGATCAAGGTGTTCAAACGTATCGCAAAGCCATTGCCTTCTATGCCGATAAATTGGATCAACGGTGGGACTGA